Proteins co-encoded in one Brassica oleracea var. oleracea cultivar TO1000 chromosome C4, BOL, whole genome shotgun sequence genomic window:
- the LOC106341343 gene encoding protein ABSCISIC ACID-INSENSITIVE 5-like: MVMVGPLSPVSSDGLGHGQVDNIGDQYGFDMGGLRGRKRVVEKVVERRQRRMIKNRESAARSRARKQAYTVELEAELNQLKEENAQLKHALVFINL, encoded by the exons ATGGTGATGGTGGGACCGTTAAGCCCGGTGTCGTCAGACGGGCTAGGACATGGGCAAGTGGATAACATAGGTGATCAGTATGGATTTGATATGGGAGGGTTAAGAGGGAGGAAGAGAGTAGTGGAGAAAGTAGTGGAGAGAAGGCAGAGGAGGATGATCAAGAACCGTGAGTCTGCTGCCAGGTCTAGAGCAAGAAAGCAG GCATATACTGTGGAGTTAGAAGCAGAACTGAACCAGTTGAAAGAAGAGAACGCACAGCTAAAACATGCATTGGTATTTATTAATCTTTGA